From Hydra vulgaris chromosome 15, alternate assembly HydraT2T_AEP, one genomic window encodes:
- the LOC136091961 gene encoding uncharacterized protein LOC136091961: MDKFTVSKIKDLLDIHENTLLKIFNEKFDKMEIKLLNLQEENTKLKKETNELQKSAEFLSEKYEAIVQELSEMKKKPNLTSNQNDITNVAVKDKLAELEDRSRRNNLRFTGIEEDENETWELSKEKIRNVLKTKLGFKSNVEIERAHRTGKKSSDGKKYNRTIIVKFLNYKDKKTALDNYVQLKLWNDRFYVNEDYSERTLELRKQLFKEAKDLRAKGKYAKVVYNKLVTRDF; the protein is encoded by the coding sequence atggataAATTTACCGTTTCTAAAATTAAAGACCTGTTAGATATTCATGagaatactttattaaaaatatttaacgagAAGTTTGATAAAATGGAAATTAAGCTATTAAATCTTCAAgaagaaaatacaaaactaaaaaaagaaactaatgaACTACAGAAATCGGCGGAGTTTCTTAGCGAGAAATATGAAGCAATTGTTCAAGAACTttctgaaatgaaaaaaaagccAAACTTAACATCAAACCAAAATGATATTACAAACGTTGCTGTCAAAGACAAACTAGCTGAGTTGGAAGACAGGAGCAGAAGAAATAACCTAAGGTTTACGGGAATTGAAGAAGATGAAAACGAAACGTGGGAATTGAGTAAGGAAAAGATTCGAAATGTTTTAAAGACAAAACTTggatttaaaagtaatgttGAAATTGAACGGGCGCACAGGACAGGGAAAAAAAGTAGCGATGGAAAAAAGTACAACAGAACcataatagttaaatttttaaactacaaagacaaaaaaactgCGTTGGATAACTATGTTCAGTTAAAATTGTGGAACGATCGATTTTACGTAAATGAAGACTACAGTGAAAGAACTTTAGAATTGCgaaaacagttatttaaagAAGCAAAAGATTTGAGAGCCAAAGGTAAATATGctaaagttgtatataataaacttgtaaCGCGCGacttttaa